In the genome of Palaemon carinicauda isolate YSFRI2023 chromosome 20, ASM3689809v2, whole genome shotgun sequence, one region contains:
- the LOC137659831 gene encoding putative CENPB DNA-binding domain-containing protein 1 has product MDPKKLSFGSGIISSGEKKRKSMLSLELKQKIIEKHERFVRVSDLAKQYGRNMSTISTIIKQKSAIKSVKPSKWITIISKRRSTTLQEMERLLLIWIKHKEIVGDTITKTIICEKASAIYSDLKAAHSQGDAGESSADTTTEEFKAS; this is encoded by the coding sequence ATggatcctaaaaagcttagtttcggttcaggaattatcagcagtggtgagaaaaagaggaagtctatgctttcttTAGAATTAAAGcagaaaatcatagaaaagcatgagcgatttgtacgtgttagcgatctggccaaacaatatggccggaatatgtcgacgatctcgaccatcataaaacagaagtcagccattaaatctgTGAAACCTTCGAAgtggatcacgattatttctaaacgtcgtagcacTACTCTtcaagagatggaacgacttttgttaatatggatcaaacacaaggagattgttggcgatacgatcacgaaaacgatcatttgtgagaaggccagtgctatctacAGTGACCTGAAGGCGGCGCACTCtcagggtgacgcgggggagagttcagccgatacTACGActgaggaattcaaggcgtcttga